One Cervus canadensis isolate Bull #8, Minnesota chromosome 12, ASM1932006v1, whole genome shotgun sequence DNA window includes the following coding sequences:
- the PLAG1 gene encoding zinc finger protein PLAG1 isoform X1 produces MATVIPGDLSEVRDTQKVPSGKRKRGETKPRKNFPCQLCDKAFNSVEKLKVHSYSHTGERPYKCIQQDCTKAFVSKYKLQRHMATHSPEKTHKCNYCEKMFHRKDHLKNHLHTHDPNKETFKCEECGKSYNTKLGFKRHLALHAATSGDLTCKVCLQTFESTGVLLEHLKSHAGKSAGGVKEKKHPCEHCDRRFYTRKDVRRHMVVHTGRKDFLCQYCAQRFGRKDHLTRHMKKSHNQELLKVKTEPVDFLDPFTCNVSVPIKDELLPVMSLPSSELLSKPFPSTLQLNLYNTPFQSVQSSGSAHQMITTLPLGMTCPIDMDAVHPSHHLSFKYPFSSTSYAISIPEKEQPLKGEIESYLMELQGGMPSSSQDSPASSSKLGLEPQLGSLEDSAGDLSLSKSSISISDPLNTPALDFSQLFNFIPLNGPPYNPISVGSLGMSYSQEEAHSSVSQLPPQSQDLPDPASTIGLGSLHSLSAAFTSSLSTSTTLPRFHQAFQ; encoded by the exons ATGGCCACTGTCATTCCTGGTGATTTGTCAGAAGTAAGAGATACCCAGAAAGTCCCTTCAGGGAAACGTAAGCGTGGTGAAACCAAACCAAGAAAAAACTTTCCTTGCCAACTGTGTGACAAGGCCTTTAACAGTGTTGAGAAATTAAAGGTGCACTCCTACTCTCACACAGGAGAGAGGCCCTACAAGTGCATACAACAAGACTGCACGAAAGCCTTTGTTTCTAAGTACAAATTACAAAG GCACATGGCTACGCACTCTCCCGAGAAAACCCACAAGTGTAACTATTGCGAGAAAATGTTTCACCGGAAGGACCACCTGAAGAACCACCTGCACACGCACGACCCCAACAAAGAGACGTTCAAGTGCGAAGAGTGCGGCAAGAGCTACAACACCAAGCTGGGCTTCAAGCGGCACCTGGCCCTGCACGCGGCCACGAGCGGCGACCTCACCTGCAAGGTGTGCCTGCAGACGTTCGAGAGCACCGGCGTGCTGCTGGAGCACCTGAAGTCGCACGCGGGCAAGTCGGCGGGCGGCGTGAAGGAGAAGAAGCACCCATGCGAGCACTGCGACCGCCGCTTCTACACGCGCAAGGACGTGCGCCGACACATGGTGGTGCACACGGGAAGGAAGGACTTCCTCTGCCAGTACTGCGCTCAGAGGTTCGGGCGCAAGGATCACCTGACGCGGCACATGAAGAAGAGCCACAACCAGGAGCTCCTGAAGGTCAAGACGGAGCCCGTGGACTTCCTGGATCCCTTCACCTGCAACGTGTCGGTGCCCATCAAGGACGAGCTCCTCCCGGTGATGTCGCTGCCCTCCAGCGAGCTGCTGTCCAAGCCGTTCCCCAGCACGCTGCAGCTGAACCTCTACAACACTCCGTTCCAGTCCGTGCAGAGCTCGGGCTCTGCCCACCAGATGATCACCACCCTGCCTTTGGGCATGACGTGCCCCATAGACATGGATGCTGtccacccctcccaccacctTTCCTTCAAGTACCCGTTCAGTTCTACCTCATACGCCATCTCTATTCCCGAAAAAGAACAGCCCTTGAAGGGGGAGATTGAGAGCTACCTGATGGAGCTGCAGGGcggcatgccctcctcctcccaggactCTCCAGCGTCCTCGTCCAAACTGGGGTTGGAGCCACAGCTCGGGTCCCTGGAGGACAGCGCGGGGGACCTCTCCCTGTCCAAAAGCTCCATCTCCATCAGTGACCCCCTGAACACACCAGCATTGGATTTCTCTCAGCTGTTCAATTTCATACCGTTAAACGGCCCTCCCTATAACCCGATCTCGGTGGGGAGCCTGGGGATGAGCTACTCCCAGGAGGAGGCACACTCTTCCGTGTCTCAGCTCCCCCCGCAGAGCCAGGACCTGCCGGATCCTGCCAGCACCATAGGGCTGGGCTCTCTGCACTCGCTGTCCGCAGCCTTCACCAGTAGTCTGAGCACGAGCACAACCCTGCCCCGTTTCCACCAGGCTTTCCAGTAG
- the PLAG1 gene encoding zinc finger protein PLAG1 isoform X2, with amino-acid sequence MATHSPEKTHKCNYCEKMFHRKDHLKNHLHTHDPNKETFKCEECGKSYNTKLGFKRHLALHAATSGDLTCKVCLQTFESTGVLLEHLKSHAGKSAGGVKEKKHPCEHCDRRFYTRKDVRRHMVVHTGRKDFLCQYCAQRFGRKDHLTRHMKKSHNQELLKVKTEPVDFLDPFTCNVSVPIKDELLPVMSLPSSELLSKPFPSTLQLNLYNTPFQSVQSSGSAHQMITTLPLGMTCPIDMDAVHPSHHLSFKYPFSSTSYAISIPEKEQPLKGEIESYLMELQGGMPSSSQDSPASSSKLGLEPQLGSLEDSAGDLSLSKSSISISDPLNTPALDFSQLFNFIPLNGPPYNPISVGSLGMSYSQEEAHSSVSQLPPQSQDLPDPASTIGLGSLHSLSAAFTSSLSTSTTLPRFHQAFQ; translated from the coding sequence ATGGCTACGCACTCTCCCGAGAAAACCCACAAGTGTAACTATTGCGAGAAAATGTTTCACCGGAAGGACCACCTGAAGAACCACCTGCACACGCACGACCCCAACAAAGAGACGTTCAAGTGCGAAGAGTGCGGCAAGAGCTACAACACCAAGCTGGGCTTCAAGCGGCACCTGGCCCTGCACGCGGCCACGAGCGGCGACCTCACCTGCAAGGTGTGCCTGCAGACGTTCGAGAGCACCGGCGTGCTGCTGGAGCACCTGAAGTCGCACGCGGGCAAGTCGGCGGGCGGCGTGAAGGAGAAGAAGCACCCATGCGAGCACTGCGACCGCCGCTTCTACACGCGCAAGGACGTGCGCCGACACATGGTGGTGCACACGGGAAGGAAGGACTTCCTCTGCCAGTACTGCGCTCAGAGGTTCGGGCGCAAGGATCACCTGACGCGGCACATGAAGAAGAGCCACAACCAGGAGCTCCTGAAGGTCAAGACGGAGCCCGTGGACTTCCTGGATCCCTTCACCTGCAACGTGTCGGTGCCCATCAAGGACGAGCTCCTCCCGGTGATGTCGCTGCCCTCCAGCGAGCTGCTGTCCAAGCCGTTCCCCAGCACGCTGCAGCTGAACCTCTACAACACTCCGTTCCAGTCCGTGCAGAGCTCGGGCTCTGCCCACCAGATGATCACCACCCTGCCTTTGGGCATGACGTGCCCCATAGACATGGATGCTGtccacccctcccaccacctTTCCTTCAAGTACCCGTTCAGTTCTACCTCATACGCCATCTCTATTCCCGAAAAAGAACAGCCCTTGAAGGGGGAGATTGAGAGCTACCTGATGGAGCTGCAGGGcggcatgccctcctcctcccaggactCTCCAGCGTCCTCGTCCAAACTGGGGTTGGAGCCACAGCTCGGGTCCCTGGAGGACAGCGCGGGGGACCTCTCCCTGTCCAAAAGCTCCATCTCCATCAGTGACCCCCTGAACACACCAGCATTGGATTTCTCTCAGCTGTTCAATTTCATACCGTTAAACGGCCCTCCCTATAACCCGATCTCGGTGGGGAGCCTGGGGATGAGCTACTCCCAGGAGGAGGCACACTCTTCCGTGTCTCAGCTCCCCCCGCAGAGCCAGGACCTGCCGGATCCTGCCAGCACCATAGGGCTGGGCTCTCTGCACTCGCTGTCCGCAGCCTTCACCAGTAGTCTGAGCACGAGCACAACCCTGCCCCGTTTCCACCAGGCTTTCCAGTAG